The following DNA comes from Vibrio gigantis.
ATTATTACTAATACCGCAACACCGATTGGTAATGCGATTGTGACGACCGGTATCGCTCAATACGGTGAAGATTTCGTCGCAGGGTTTGCCGTGATTGGTCGTTTAACGCCAGTGTGTTTTGCTGTGATTTTTGCCTTGTCCGGCGCTGTTGGTCCAATCATTGGCCAGAATTTTGGTGCAGAACGGATGGATAGAGTAAAAGAAACACTCAACAACTCACTGTTGGTGACAACACTTTATACCATCGCTGTTTGTATTCTGTTGTACTTCGTTCAAGGCTATATCATTCAAGGCTTCAGCTTACAGGGGGATGCTGCAATTATTGTCGCGGCCTTCTGTACGTACGTTGCTTTAACTTTCACATTCAATGGCGCACTATTTGTCGCGAACACCTCATTTAATAACTTAGGTAAACCGCTTTATTCAACTGCTTTAAATTTAGGGAAGGCGACGTTAGGAACTTTGCCTTTTGTTTATTTAGGTTCTCAGTGGTATGGGGCGCTAGGCGTATTGTATGGGCAAGCACTGGGCAACATTGTATTTGGCCTACTTGGTATTTTGGTACTTCGTTACCATGTCGCTGAACTTATGGCGGGATCTCAAACCGACCCTGTAGAAGATGATGTATCAATTGTTAGTTTAAATACGCAGCCATTCTGTTCACACGATGCTGTTCTTATTGATGACGTATCGGCAAATCGTGAAGAATGCGCTGAGGTTAAGTTGCAGTAAGATAGTGTAAAAACATCAATGGTTTTTGGTAAAAAATTGAAGAGATTGATATATTCCTCTTGACCTTGGAGCTACCTCCAAGGTTTATACTTTTAAGGAACTTAAGGTTTGGTTGTTCATTGTACTGGCAACAACCTTAAGGCTTTTGAGTATTAAGGAGATACATTATGTGCGCAAAACATGCAGCGTGCCGCTCAACAAAAGTGGACGTTCAACCGCAAGCGACTGGGGCGACCTGCTCTAGTCCAAAAATTACCAGTATTACAGCCGCAGGCTCTTCATCAGCATGTTGTAGCGCTCCGACTGCATCAGCATCAGCAGATGATTGTTGTGGTTCAGACAGTGGAGAAGAAGACCGGCTGCCCTTAACTGAGTCTCTTAACGCCCAATTTTCAAAAAGTTGGTTAGTCTCGGGAATGGACTGTCCAGCTTGTGCTCGAAAAATAGAAAAAGCGGTCAGTAACATCGAAGGTGTTATTCAAGCTAAGGTTCTATTTGCTACCGAAAAACTTGTTGTTAAATTTGACAACGAAAGCCTTGCTGAAACCATCGAACAAGTCTCTATCAAAACTGGCTTCCCATTGACGGAAGTGGGTTCTAAGAAACAAAAACAACAACCAGAGACCTTTTGGCAAGCTTATATCCAACCAAACTGGCAGATTATCGCGATTGCAGTCTCAATGCTGGTCGCTGCCTTGCTTAAAGGGTCATTGCCTCAGTTAAGCGAAGGCTTATTCACCGCCACTTGTTTGCTTGGGCTTTATCCTGTAGCTAAAAAAGCCGTTCAACTTGCTCGTTCAGGTACACCTTTTGCGATAGAAACACTAATGAGTGTGGCTGCCCTTGGCGCCTTGTATCTTGGTGAAACCGCGGAAGCGGCGATGGTTCTTTTGCTGTTTTTGATCGGTGAACGCTTAGAAGCTTTTGCGTCATCAAGAGCAAGAAGTGGCGTTCAAGCGCTAATGGCATTGGTACCAGAAAACGCAACCAAGATTATCAACGGCGAGCGTGTCGAAGTTGCAGTCAGTGAACTTGTTCCTGGTGATGTCATTGAAGTAGCAGCAGGCTCTCGTTTACCAGCTGATGGTCAACTGATTACAGACGCGGCTAGCTTTGATGAAAGTGCGTTAACGGGTGAATCTGTTCCTGTTGAACATATCGAAGGCAATAGCATCATGGCTGGCGCCGTGGTCGTGGACAAAGTAGTTCGTATCACTATCACTTCAAAACAGGGCGAGAACGCGATTGACCGTATTCTTCACCTGATTGAAGAAGCCGAGTCTCGTAAAGCACCACTAGAACGATTCCTCGATAAGTTTAGTCGTTGGTACACACCATTAATGATGGTGGTGGCTTTACTGGTGATCATCACACCACCATTGTTGTTTGCACAGCCATGGGAAACCTGGGTCTATCGTGGCTTAGCGCTATTGTTGATTGCTTGCCCGTGTGCATTAGTTATCTCAACACCTGCAGCGATTACCTCTGGTTTAGCTGCTGCGGCGAAACGTGGCGCACTTATTAAAGGTGGTGCAGCATTGGAGCAGCTTGGCAAAATCCAAACTATTGCTTTCGATAAGACAGGCACCCTGACTGAAGGTAAGCCTCAGGTTACGGACATTCAGCCTTTATCAGGTTGGCAACAAGATGCGATGCTGCGTGTGGTTGGGGCAATTGAAGTCGGGTCTACTCACCCATTGGCGCAGTCACTTGTCGCTAAAGTAAAAGAGCTGAACGTTGAGATTCCAGAATCTCACAATAAGAAAGCGCTGATTGGTAGCGGTGTTGAAGGCGATGTTGATGGTGTTAAATATCAGGTTCTGTCACCGTCTAAAGTAACCATCGATCTTGGTACCGATGTTGTTTCTCAGATAGAAGCATTAGAAGGTGAGGGTAAGACGGTTGTGGTTGCGCTTAAAGATCAAGAAGTATCAACAGAGCACGCGACTCCAATTGGTTTGATTGCTTGGCAAGATACGTTGCGCAGTGACGCTAAAGTTGCGATTGAGCGACTTAATGACCTAGGTATTCAATCTATCATGCTGACGGGTGATAACCCGCGAAGTGCAGCAGCAATCAGTGGCAAGATTGGTATGCAGTACAAAGCAAGCCTGCTTCCAAGCGATAAGGTGTCGTATGTCGAAGAGCTATCGCAACAGTCGCACGTTGCTATGGTTGGTGATGGCATTAATGACGCGCCAGCAATGAAAACCGCGAATGTGGGTATTGCCATGGGCGGAGGTACAGACGTAGCTTTGGAAACCGCGGATTCAGCACTGACTCATAACCGTTTAACTGAGCTGCCAGCGATGATTGAACTGTCGCAAGCAACTATGAACAACATCCGTCAAAACGTCGCTCTTGCGCTTGGTTTGAAAGGCGTATTCTTAGTGACAAGTTTGCTGGGTATTACGGGCTTGTGGGTGGCAGTTTTAGCGGATAGTGGTGCGACAGCTTTGGTAACATTAAACGCTCTGCGCCTGCTTCGTTTCAAGTCTAAAGCAGACTAAGCACAGCTTACTGATATAGATTAGTCTTATTCAAAAACGACTAATATAAAAACGCCTTTAGCGGTAATACGTTAAAGGCGTTTTTTGTCTCGTTAGTATGCAACACAGGCATTCGGATTGCTTATTTTTGTGATACCAATCGGTTTTTTGTGAAACTTGAATTCTTGTTGCGATCATTAGTGTGAGTTGTGTCACTTCATTTTGTAATAAGCTTGGTTAGAGTGTGTTCGTACCCCACGAATTTACTATGAGCTTAAATAAGGGTAAAAAGCCCAATAAGCCAAAAGGAGCGAACTATGTCTCAAGCTGTTTTCCACTTAGGTGTTACTGAAGCAGATCTTAACGGTGCTACTCTCGCGATCATCCCTGG
Coding sequences within:
- a CDS encoding MATE family efflux transporter, yielding MSNQTAKFVEGSTMRHILVMSGAGSVGLMALFVVDLLDMLFISMLGQVELAAAVGFAGTLTFFSTSVSIGTSIAMGALVSKAIGSKDRDHARNLSTSIMLTAFVISSTVTAIMFAYIPELLAAIGAKGLAAERAQAYLQILLPSGPFLALAMAAGAGLRAAGDAKRSMWATLSGGIVNAILDPLFIFGFGWNIEGAAIASVVARFSVLFFSLYPLIRSHELVAPPSMVQWRINIRPILAIAIPAIITNTATPIGNAIVTTGIAQYGEDFVAGFAVIGRLTPVCFAVIFALSGAVGPIIGQNFGAERMDRVKETLNNSLLVTTLYTIAVCILLYFVQGYIIQGFSLQGDAAIIVAAFCTYVALTFTFNGALFVANTSFNNLGKPLYSTALNLGKATLGTLPFVYLGSQWYGALGVLYGQALGNIVFGLLGILVLRYHVAELMAGSQTDPVEDDVSIVSLNTQPFCSHDAVLIDDVSANREECAEVKLQ
- a CDS encoding zinc/cadmium/mercury/lead-transporting ATPase, with product MCAKHAACRSTKVDVQPQATGATCSSPKITSITAAGSSSACCSAPTASASADDCCGSDSGEEDRLPLTESLNAQFSKSWLVSGMDCPACARKIEKAVSNIEGVIQAKVLFATEKLVVKFDNESLAETIEQVSIKTGFPLTEVGSKKQKQQPETFWQAYIQPNWQIIAIAVSMLVAALLKGSLPQLSEGLFTATCLLGLYPVAKKAVQLARSGTPFAIETLMSVAALGALYLGETAEAAMVLLLFLIGERLEAFASSRARSGVQALMALVPENATKIINGERVEVAVSELVPGDVIEVAAGSRLPADGQLITDAASFDESALTGESVPVEHIEGNSIMAGAVVVDKVVRITITSKQGENAIDRILHLIEEAESRKAPLERFLDKFSRWYTPLMMVVALLVIITPPLLFAQPWETWVYRGLALLLIACPCALVISTPAAITSGLAAAAKRGALIKGGAALEQLGKIQTIAFDKTGTLTEGKPQVTDIQPLSGWQQDAMLRVVGAIEVGSTHPLAQSLVAKVKELNVEIPESHNKKALIGSGVEGDVDGVKYQVLSPSKVTIDLGTDVVSQIEALEGEGKTVVVALKDQEVSTEHATPIGLIAWQDTLRSDAKVAIERLNDLGIQSIMLTGDNPRSAAAISGKIGMQYKASLLPSDKVSYVEELSQQSHVAMVGDGINDAPAMKTANVGIAMGGGTDVALETADSALTHNRLTELPAMIELSQATMNNIRQNVALALGLKGVFLVTSLLGITGLWVAVLADSGATALVTLNALRLLRFKSKAD